In Pirellulales bacterium, the genomic window CTGGGAGTACTCGTTGCGACACCGCTGATGCTTACGATCTACTTACTGGTTCAAGCGACATTGGTAGATCGCGAACGCGAGCCATCCTAGAGTTGATCCGCATTTAAGGACTCTGGAAGGCCGTTCGTTTCGCCGGTTGAGGTAAGACAGACCGCAGTTGACGACCGCGGCCACATCGGCTAGATTTTCGTCTGCCTACCCGATAGGCTCCGCCGCCAGTTAACCCACCTTGCGGAGCCATCTTTCGATCCATTTTCGAAAGGAGTTTTACCATGCGCCACTCTCTTGAGCGCAGAGGGTTCACCCTCGTTGAATTGTTGGTGGTGATTGCGATCATCGGCATTTTGATCGCCCTGCTGTTGCCCGCGGTTCAAGCGGCGCGCGAAGCAGCTCGCCGATCGCAGTGTCAAAACAATCTGAAGCAGATTGGTTTGGCGGTGCAGACGCACCACGATGCGAAGAAGCAGTTTCCCACGGGACGCGAACGCTACGATCAATACGGCGTTTCCTGGGCGTTTCGCGCGCTGCCGTTTATGGAAGGAACAACAACGGTGGATGCATTCAAAGGGGGCGTGCGCGTCGACGATGCGTCTAACTCGGCGGCGATGCGCAACCCGGTCGCCGTGTATACCTGCCCCAGTAGGCGAGCGGCCGCCGCCGATCGAAATTTCGACAACAACGACCAGCCGCCACAGGTGTTGGCGGCCGGAACACTGGGAGATTATGCCGCCAACGCCGGCCATCGTTTCGATACCGGCATGGTGACCTCCAGAGAAGCCAACGGCACCATTCAATTCGGACCGTACACCCCGACCAAAGCCGGTCCGATCTTCAGCGGCT contains:
- a CDS encoding DUF1559 domain-containing protein, with amino-acid sequence MRHSLERRGFTLVELLVVIAIIGILIALLLPAVQAAREAARRSQCQNNLKQIGLAVQTHHDAKKQFPTGRERYDQYGVSWAFRALPFMEGTTTVDAFKGGVRVDDASNSAAMRNPVAVYTCPSRRAAAADRNFDNNDQPPQVLAAGTLGDYAANAGHRFDTGMVTSREANGTIQFGPYTPTKAGPIFSGSRIAQRQVTDGLSKTLAVGERHIPPVAAGTPANMEHYQQGDTAFLAGDQPRTIFAGTENGLATGPTDTGSAKFGGLHSNICQFVFLDGHVDAIADTIGKIDLMGLSTISGTEQVSLHN